The Bombus pascuorum chromosome 11, iyBomPasc1.1, whole genome shotgun sequence genome includes the window gaaaaggaacgtTTAGATCGAGAAGCGGATAGTGCTAATACAAccaatgaaaatttgttacaaCAACAATTATTACTTCAACAAATGCAAttgcaacagcaacaacaacagatGCAATCAAATATGAGCATCCAAATGCAAGGTCAAGTACAAATGCAGTTGCAACAGAATCAAATACCTttgcaacaacaacaacaaatgCAAACTGCTGCACAACAACCTCAGCAACACAATTTACAACCACAACAAGTCCAATTGGTTCAACAGCAACCATTAATGCAGCAACAAACGTCTGTTGTTCAGCCACAGCAAGCACAACAAATGCAACAAGTGACTCAGGTTTCACAGCAGCAAGTGCAGTACCAACAACAGCAATATCAACAACAGTTACAACAACAGTatcaacagcaacaacaacagccACAACAATTTCCTCAGCATGTTACGCAAAATTTAACTGCTACTTCTTCACAATGCTCTACCCCACAAACTGTACAGACTCAACCACAATTTCCTCCAGTATCTCAACAAatacaacaacagcaacattTGCATCAGCAACAACAGTATATACAACTGAATCAAATGAATGTGCCACAACAAATGGGTCATCAAATACAACAAGCacagatacaaattttatcacAACCCCAACATATGCATCAGCAAATATCGCAACCTCCACAAGTGCAATATTCTCAACCGCAAATACAGCATGTTCAAAATCAGCAGTACTATCAGCAAAATACGACAGGAACCTCAGGATACAGTACGCAACCCCTATATCAGCAAAATATATCTCAACAAGTGTATCATTCGTATGCCAGCTCAAGTTCCTCTGGCCATGTAGAGATTTTATCATCCAACCAGCCTACAGCCCAAATTTATTCTCATCCAAGTATCCCTCAGAATACAGCACCTCCAACTTCACAGCCTTACATGCAACCACAGCCAGGACAAGTACAAGCATCTGTACCAACTGGTCTAAATCTTCAGAGCACGTCATCAGCGACTCATATGCAAAATACAATAACATCAACAATTCCAAATATGCAAAGTGCACCTACTCTTATTTCGAACAGTGGACATCAATCTCAGTCTCAACAAAATGTCTTagttcaaatgaaatattcgcaAAGTTCTAGTATTCCTACTTCTGTACCCATATCATCTGGGATTTCTGTGCCATCAACAACAGTGTCTCAGCAACAACAGCATTTCATTTCAAACACAGAACAGCTATGTTCTAACACAGAAAGATCTTCTTTATCTAAACAAGATACAATGGATTCTGTGCAATCTTTGCCAACGGACGTACCGCCTACTATTCAGGATCAAGGAAATATCTCTAACGTGTCTAACATAAGCACATCTCAAGTAGCAATGCCAAATGAAGggtaaatatatgaaatttcaataattcgttaaataaatattgtttaagaAACTAACCAATATTTGgtttatatagaataaatcaAGAAAGTGCAGAGAATGTCACTTTATCCGAAAGATCTAGAGTAAAAAGATCCGGTACGAAACGTAAAAAGCCTGGTATCAAATTAACAGTTTTATCTGTAAGTAGTAATGAGGGACAATCAATGATTGTTGAATGTCAGTTAGATACCAGCAAACAAAAAACTGTGACATTTAAATTCGACAGAGATGATATGGTACCTACTGACATTGCTAATAACCTGGTAagtaaataatagaattttatatgtcaatatttttatcttcaaaatttttattattattctattcttATTATCTTCAGGTTGCTGAAAATTTATTGCCACAATCTCAATGTGAAACGTTCGTTGAATTGATAGAAGACATCGTTAAACAATTACGTTTGGATCCTACACGGGCTTTACCTTTAGTAGCACATGGTCCACCAGATCAATCTGCCGGTGGTAGTCCAGTCACGAGTCGTCGACCTAGAGATCGTGACCACAGTCTTGATACAGCTAAGGTAATGGTTTTCTTTCCGTTTTTTCGATTTGTTctatagatattaatatactacgaatataatgaaatttatacaatttatctACAAAGGaaattcgttttctttttttttctttttttctgtttttttatcagagaaacaaatagaaataaattttgaaatagaagtttttaacaaaaatcatTGTCATTAGTATTATTACTTAAGAACCTGATACACAAAAGTCCATAATGCATATCATAGGACTATTTTGCTTGTTGTAAGTtgttttcttgaaataatagAACCatgtttcttatatatttcatattaaaataacgtTGTGGTTACGCTCGAGATGTATATCTCGTGATCCCATAAAAAAAACACAAGGGTGTACCTCCAAGGTATAATTGGTGTGTATCGTTTTGGACGCAGCAGGTGAGACATGGCTCGCTAACTCGTCAAAGCAGCCACCGATCGTCGTACAAAATCCATCGTAGACACCGTTCGGTGAGTTCATCGTCCCCTCTATACCTTATCCTGTTTCCTATATTTCATCGTATAATCGTGGACGTTTGTGCATCCTTTTTGATTCATGATACATTGTGTTCGGACATTTGTGTATCTTTTGAAGTACAGCAATATTATATGACGACATTTCCTGCATATTAAATTCCTCCTATAGGCAATTTGTATAACATAATGGTTAGACTATGGCCAGGGCGtactttatactttaatttttatatatttgttcttaattatatattacatttaatttttacttgaaaatttttcagGAAAATTCACTCTTTTATGaagattataatttctattagcAGTATATTacaatacatttatatataagagaatcctatatatataaaataacaaacaacATTCATACAGCATTCTTtagaaatgaatgaaattgtaCTTATTTAAACAGATTTTTTGTAACATAATAGCATTTTAAGATATGCattcattattaaaaatacctaTTTGTATTtcccttttttaatttattttaaatatacttagTAATGTAACCaaattatataactgtattttgcaataattatttcatttatgccGCTATTTGGTTTTGTTTACGTgcattgtaattattttattggtaAAAGGTAAAGTTTGATAGctagataattattttttgtatgatTCCAGAGAGACGAAACTTCCAATACTTCTACACCTACCAAATTATTACCGATTGATCAAATTCTTTCTCACATTACGGGCTCCACCTCCATGGATAAGCAACAAAATGTGCAAACGCCTGATAGCCAAATGGGTCCTGAAAACACATCAGCTGAAGCATCCAGAAGATCATCAACCTCTACACAAAATACGGATACATTAACACCGACTAATTTACCAAGCGATCCCACTGATCCAACTCAGGAAACCATAGTATCTGCAACAGCAGACACAGTGTTAGACGCGCAAAGTATACTTAAAGATGAAACAGCTAAATCAACTTATATCCAAAGTCAAATAACCGATTCGACtgtaaatcaaataaatgaaaaatctaaaGAATCCGGCGTTCAAGATGCAATGgaacaagagaaagaaacgaataaagagACACACTTTGATGCCACAGCTGCAGAAGTAGCTACATTAACTGCGCCACCTCCAGCACGAAAAATTTCTCGTTTTTTAGTTAGCCCTGTAGTTGAACAGAAGATTGTTACAAGTGAAGAGGGAGGATCTACTTCTGTAGAAAATACAGATAAATCTAACGTATTAACAACTCAACCTAGTTCATTATCGCAATCAAATACAATTGATGAGGGGCAAGTAAAACACGATGATCTAGAAGTGAATGTTTTAGAAGCACAAGCTATTCCTGAAAAATCTAATATCGAAATCGTTACGCAAAATCCTCAATGTATCGCAGAACAAGTAGACACTGTTCAAACAATTCAACAACCGGTACAACAATCAATTACTCTTCAAAGTACTGTACAAGGGCAAGCAATCCTACCCATATCACAAATGCAACAGAATGTTAGTGCTGTGCAATCTAGTCAACAAAATGTAATGGTTCCAGGATCAGCAATAACGCATCAATCGCCTCAACAGGTACAAGTTGTATCTCAAAACGTAGCCATGCCACAAAAGGATCCACAAACTCAAGTTTCATCGAGCGGAATCAATATATCAGGACAATATCAAAATCAATCTATGCCATGCAATATTCTATTACAGCAACAACAAATTCCTATACAACAAAGTATAGCGCAAATGCACATTCAGCCTGAACATCAGCATCAGGGACAAATGCAAGCTCAACGACCATTGCAACAATTTCAACATCAACAAATACCGCAACAACATCAACAATATGTGATACTTCCTAGACATATTCCACAATTACAACCAGCCACAATCATAGATGAGAGAAACCGCAggatttctaatatttctacaACATCGAACATGTCTACGGATTCGCAAATTTCGGAAATTGCTAATATGACGGACGATAAGAAGCAAACAATGATCATGCCCAATTTATCGATGCCCCAAACACAGcatgtacaatttatttctcaaCCAGATGGATCAAATATCACTCCTTTACCACAGACTGTTTTGGAACCAATCCAACAGCTTCAAACAGCACCTCAAGCTACAGTGAATGTCCCAGCAAATGTATCTGTACCTGTTTCAGTTCCTGCCCATCAAACTGTCACTGTAGAGGTTGCTCCTAAAGTTACACTTAAAACTAAAGAAGTTTCATCAACGCTTCCAGATTTAGCACAAAATTTAGCAAATATACTTTCGAACCCGAAATCGAAATCTGTAACTCCTCATTGTTTAACTACCCACGAACCAAGCCAAGCTGTAAATATCCCAGGAACTACAATACTCGAATATAAACCTACTCTCCAGTCTGAACAGTATTTTCAACCTATTCAACCAGAAGCAAGTCAAATACAAATGCAACCGCAATTACAACATAATTATCAAGTGAACACAACACAGCAAGGAATTCCACAAACGTTTCAATTTAGTCAACAACCTCATCAAGCTCAAATACCTCTGCAGCAAACAATGCAACTGAATGCAACCCATCAGATCGACCCTCAGTTACAAATGGCacaacaaaattttcaacaaagCAAATGGGCTGCATCTAtgaatcaaaatattatacagcaATCTGCATCAATCAGACATATTCAACAGATTCAACCACAATCGCAACAAACTATCCCACAACACGTTATACAAGAAATtcaaaatgtagaaaattgcATTTCTTCCGATCAATCTCAGTTTCATTTAAAGCTCCCTGATCAACAACTCTTAGGAAAAGTATCCGAAACAGAAGCTCAAGAAGCTAATTCAGCTGGgtatgtatagtatatataatattgccaAATGTTTAATACAGGTATgtttatacattaatttattttgtctaTATATTAGGCGTACAACTTCTGAATGTCCTTTATTATCGGAGAACGAAAGCTCTAGCCATGATGTAACTCCTGAACATACGTTCGTTGAATCTGTAGATTCGGTATTATTTACACAAAATCAAACAttgcaacaacaacagcagcagcagcaacaccaacagcagcaacaacatcGAAAGCTTAGTCAACAGAATTCGCTAGATAAAGTCTCAGATACGACTACTGGAACTAGTGTTCCGGGTGGAACAGGTCCACAAACAATAGCAGATCTCCATCAAAAGCTTGTTCAATTAACAAGTCAGCCGTCCGAAGCACTTAATGTAGGCACACCTCCTATAAGTTATCCAGCTACTCCTCATAATCACCAGATAATAGGTGGATATGATGCTTACATGCATTCTTTACAACAGAAACTTGTCAATATTGGCATGCCAATTTCCACTACACATGGCATagtaagtaatttaaaaaatataaagaattaaattcttttgtattttgtattaataatgtGATAAATACATAGCAAGGTCCTCTATCACCGCAGACTACGATACAGTCAACTACAAACTTGACTGATTCAAATGTTCCAACAAGTGTGGAAAGTTCTGTTTTAACTCAAGAAAGCTCAATTCAACAACTTACGCTTTCTCAAACTGTAAGTTTGACGTTAAGAACGTCATATACATTTGTCTTGAAAgattcaaattaataaaatgaaaatataaaattttcttatgttCAGCATGTAGATTGCTCTCTCGATAGTCCAACTCCAACACCTGGAGGGGCTCCTGTAGGGTCTGAAACTATGAGTCCGAGTAAAGAGAGTATAAAAGTTCGAACCCAAAGACCGGGATCTCGTCTCCAAGAATTAGAACAAGAATTAGCAAAAATTCACAGAGGATCGATTCCAGCAACAGCTTCTCCACAACCTTTAACACCGCCTGTATCCATCAGTTCTGTTCCGCCGTCGTCCGTTGGTTCTATTCAGCTGCAACCATCGTTACAATCTACTCAAAGTTTATTGACTACTGTTCCACCTGTAACTGCTGTACCTGTTGCTACCGTTACTCCCAGTGTCTTTACATCACGCTCTGATACGAACACTCCGGTGCAAATAGAATCTCAAGAAAATGTTTCCGAGGTACATATAGAGTATATTTACGTATAGCAAATTTCGGTATTTTCAACGAgcgttttcgaaaaataactaactaattttaatagaagGTTAGTACAACACAACctgttagaaaaatatcaagatTCGTGGTTTCCAAGGTCGCAGGTCCTCCTAGTAATGCTGCTACACCGATTCAACAACATACCGATATGTCAAAAAATCAAACAGAAGATTCAAAGGTTTATCACATAGATGACACACAGGGTAAGTATTCTAAAGATCAATGAAATAGATACATttagaaatgtttaaaaattaaatattcatgaattaCAGGTACACCAGTACAAATAACTCATAGCCGTGAGGGTTCTCTTCCACCTACGCAAATTACTCAGCCTATTAATGCTCCTGTTGTAGAAGTAAATATATAGCTTCActaagtatatgtatataattaatttatgcgCCATTAATCCAactgttaatattatttatagcaaatagaaaaagatgaGAGATTTTGGACATTAACACCAAGTGAAGAATATCAATTGCTTATAAAAAAGTAGGTTTAcatctataaaaatttcatcttacaattttataataattaaaaattaacttcTTTTACTTCCGTATATATACAGGCAAACTATGGAATTAGAATCCCTGCAAAGAAGACATAGAGAAGAATTGGAACGATTTCAACAGCATCAATTACAGCTATTAATTCAACAGCAACAGCAAGCAAGTGCACTTCATCAACATCACCATCAACATCACCATCAACATCATCCAGTGCTTTATCATACTGTTACGACTAGTGTGCCAGgttagtaattaatagtaactTTAAGTAACTTTAAACAGCTATTTTATATATCccatttcaattattatatttcatcgcCCATTGTAATGACATAATTCTTTTCCTAACAGGACAAACTAGACTTCCAGGTACAGAAGACTATTTAATGTTTAACACAACGCCCCAAACTCCTTTACAAAAAGCTCCGAGTAATTATCCAGATACCGATGAAACATTACGATTAGCTATGCAGAAATTGAAGCAAACTCCTTTGCAACTACAACCACAACAGGCGGCAACTGGAATACCACACGCTTATGTTATTCCAATTCCAGTAGTGCCTTCTGAAACTATGCAAAACGTGTCTCAACAACCTACTAGTTATACAAGTGAACTAACCGAATCTCTAGAGCCAGCACATAATCCGGCAATTATAAATTCAACGCAATATCAGTTCACGCCTATATTACCAGATGGAACAAATATCGCAGTATCCTCTACTGGATCCTTAGTTACACCTATACCGATATCAAGTTCAACGGGAAGTGGAGGTTACATCCAGTATCATGATAATCAAAcattatcaaattttcaaacatttagTTGTACACCACATGGCGGTTTCTTTTTACCAGCTGGCTATCGGCTAATATACGCTCCTTCTGGTGGAACGTCTCAGTCGCAGCCAGCTACACCAGCTACCCCACATATAGGAAATTCTCATGACGGTACACCGCCGGCAGAACCTTTGCACGCCGCAAATGTTGACAATTCAACAGCTCCACCTTCCCATACCGATCAATAACGTAATCTTCAACAGGTTATGAtctatatttttcgatttacTCATTTTCGTAAtacattctttatttaaacgtGTTGCCCTTATCCATTAGTATGAGAATCATGCATTATTACAATTGTTATTCTATTATAGTTTTGCTAATACGTATTGCTACCCTCGTCTTCGTGGATATGTATGCGAGGAGATGCGAATGAAAGTATTTAGGATGTATTTGATATTGTAACATCCGTGCGTATCGCTAAAATATTCTCGTTATCTGTGCGTCagcatattaattatttgatatgtGCCTCACAGCAAAATTAAAACTCTCAAATCGTACACGGAGAATATTTTGAATGAACGAATTAAGCTTCTggacaaaaaaataaaacataggaaagaaaaagaaataaaatattgaaattgagGATAGAGGCCTTTACATGTACTGTGCTTATATCTTATTGTAGTAAATATCATTCTTTAGTGAAAATGCTTATTAAAAGACTTTTTCTGCTCTCAATTTATTGATAGCACAGTCCACATTAGTACAGGCCTCAGCTAGTCTTACAAATGATGGCGTACAGCCATTCTGCtcgatatatatgtataactgtTAATGTATACTGAATGCTTTGGAGAGAGAATGTATGTTTACGTGTGCATGGATGTGATTGCAGGAGTCAGACagagaaaaaatatgattaatataGTCACTGTTATGCTTTAATGTATTTCTAGCGATTTTAcctatttcaattaaaaaaaaagtcatGTGTTACTAGTTAGCAGTTTCATGTATCTTatctaatattatatcaaCTATTATCTTTTTTAGACTTGattgtgaatatttttattattgcatatttaatttatcgaagtttatttcatttgaattgGCATTTCATTTACAATACGTTCTGAAATACATTTGCACAATCCATTCCTTCGAATATTTTaggaatttttgttatttagcACTTCAATTTCTGATAAAATGATGATGAAAATAATGGTAATCATCACAGATATTGAGAATCtaagtaagaaaaaaagaagctcAATAGGGACATGACATATGTATGAAATTCATACATGTTTTaacaatatcaaaaataaaataatctagTGCTTGTGTTACATcccaaaaaatatattttaaattttcatctgTGCTATCACATATTGCATTTTGCAATATAGTTAAGAATAGCTTATTTGTATAACTACAAATATTACTGCTGTTTATTGATGATTATAATGTTATCTTTATTTCGTTCAAATAATTGCAGTTCTCGTCGTTTTTAATGTTGCGATTTATTACTGCTTTAAgcatgaatttattattatcagtatTAGAATGtcgaaaactattttaaaattttgaatatgaagttttttcttgtaatttccAAGTTATTGATACTTGATcatgatattatattaaattacactCAATTGTTtcatatacacatatgttttatttctaaGTTTTGCATACCATAATTCCGTTATTTCGTTTTCCACTTTATTTGggtgaaaatataattataacattaaatcCAGTTAATCCACCTGGTAATAAATTCATGTGGCTGTTGAAcgaaacattataatataggTAATTGTATGTATTTCTTATGGAAATGCATTGCAATTATTCTTATATagttacttttaaataaatttattagataATACTCAAAGAAAATGCATAACATGTAATACttaatgtacatattattcatttactgTTAGGTGGATTGGCTTTTGATAAAGATGCAGCTTCTATGTTTGTTAATAAAAGCTGAGTATATGAAGTTTctaaaataaactatatttaaatataataatttacagtgATATAGTTTggtaaaaattgattttgaatTTCTTAAACTTATTCATTGAATGTGATGAAATGCATGAAATAAGACAAtagaaatgaatattatttcattaacagCATTGCAACGGACTACTTCCttccaaatatattttacacaatGTGATTTTAGATATGCATagtactataataataatggtgATGATATAATTGgagtaaatttttgtaaaacattATTGTTGTTTTACCAAAGAATACCAAACCGCACTGTTACatacaagaaaaaaaatcacaaTGTGAATTCATCATAATTCTCTTCTACTAATATGGCATCTAACTTGATGGAATTGAACAACTTAGTACATTCAGACATaggtattacaatatatttttcagaaaatatgacaaaaaaaCAAGTAAATCATATTTTGCTACATTTAAAAGATTCACACATAAAGTCTTAGTACATATTGATGGATCAGAATTTAATGAAGTAATTTATTAcagttatttaatttatttaacagattcatataattaattgcaagcatatatagataatttgttgatttatatatatatatatatgatttatatacatatatatgtatatatatatagtatgtacTGTATAAGCATACTGTTCTAAACATATGAATATATCGTatgatattttagaaatgcAATTGTGAAAAACACATGTTTCTTGTGTTACATtttgctttttcaaatttcgaatgtaaaaaaacaaaatttgactTGAATAAtagaatgaattaaatttatctataAATTACCCTTAAAATTACActgtacaaaaatttgaagCTCACTAATTAGAGCATATAAAAAAAgctttttaaaagaattgtaTGTAACTATTACAGAAAGGTTTAATTATGTTCTAAAATATCTTGTACTAGTGTTTAACTACCTTgcttgtaataaaaatgaaaaatatgaaaaaagtttAGACAAAAATAATCAAAGAGCTTTTCCTGTGCTAACTAGTGTATAAGTTCATACATGCTTTAAAACTTATGTAATCTATGTTGTGTGAAATTCtataagaaattttgtaaagacTGATTAGATATGCATCAGCATTCAATAgattgcaaaaaaaaaaaaaaaacaaaattaatttaaaccaTTCACTGTATGGGGAAAAAATTGTAACTAATAgagatatatagaaattaatacaaaGAAACCTGAAATAATTTAGATTCAACTcagaataatattatcttcCATTCCTTACTTGAGAAGTAATTACATCAAAATGTAGTTTGTGATGTTAAttaatacattgtatatttgtgaaatttatgaatatattatgtagaCAACAACAcaacttttttaattagtattgcatgtactatatttttaaacaatatttttctatgtcacataaaattataaatttattgaaattcttttacaTGAGTTCTGTTAAATCTAAATCATCTATTGCAaagattataaagaaaattaaaaaatagtatatCTTTAACAAATAATTGGTTCAATAATGATATCTACATATCATTACCAtctttatttacatttgtttaataattatcttaCAATAATAGTACagtagatataaaaatagtttgtGGCCACAAAGATGttaacttatattt containing:
- the LOC132911751 gene encoding serine/threonine-protein kinase Wnk isoform X1, whose protein sequence is MPRCCNENKAVSSVGTSREHNTEDILLTQSRSFTIGNQLELEEDPPIVEKSHRRVRCDLSPVPTSTSTNLNIKLLSIKADRNSRQDQVETGSGGYRERKKEIKKRAAIGNTVRGFLSSGHSRQDRYETNRQQSSGGSGLSSLCPKLVASGGGGNQSGISLAVGHLASQEGVGPCSVVTTQRIHNHTHNHKRQRKLSIVSQAGTSAHSSGDRKTSNLSRSSTPICKKQVRTQRADHTDSLSITSNGVASSSPSSKKKVLSALRICEKSSSRNLNSPSLDHENDRSFSDAEEAITATENVFNVPGSSSTPSTPLSRLKSKKSDEDETSVEYNISKEGADSSRNPSDKKGSLDSNEEKTSTLECFESSKTSNIIKKISANSIDEEISTQNKQKIISTSSTSTKSSNLKSRNKYVAEKMIEQHNSKNLKGINMEKNINTSSSTETSMSSAANKNNEKTKRKTSNEEPKSINLAENEDLTKNSEKNVIDDKNDMQQTEEMVKSSRFVTSKVSEEIVETEIKDIDAQREVEEEVTIYDEDDNGTSISDIVATQALHESLSKLGKVPPLDTELKNVKDTNTQDETKMVKEEKEKEVVQEEAVEGFIGPLLDENFKADEKLTQKTMAMEEVRNLLMKVKVQTVEDDDDEEKAIGISPDGRFLKFEEEIGRGSFKTVYRGLDTQTGVAVAWCELQEKKLNKTERLRFREEAEMLKGLQHPNIVRFYDYWEVTLTRRKYIVLVTELMTSGTLKTYLRRFKKINPKVVKSWCRQILKGLSFLHSRSPPIIHRDLKCDNIFITGTTGSVKIGDLGLATLKNRSFAKSVIGTPEFMAPEMYEEHYDESVDVYAFGMCMLEMATSEYPYSECTGPAQIYKRVVSGVKPQSYDKVENPEVREIIEMCIRLKKEERPLVKDLLNHEFFADDVGLKLEMVSRDSAVADAELSRVEFRLRVLDPKKRTNKHKENEAIQFDFDIQTDNAEEVASEMAKSSLILEEDVKAVAKMLKSQISTLLREREERKAKEEKERLDREADSANTTNENLLQQQLLLQQMQLQQQQQQMQSNMSIQMQGQVQMQLQQNQIPLQQQQQMQTAAQQPQQHNLQPQQVQLVQQQPLMQQQTSVVQPQQAQQMQQVTQVSQQQVQYQQQQYQQQLQQQYQQQQQQPQQFPQHVTQNLTATSSQCSTPQTVQTQPQFPPVSQQIQQQQHLHQQQQYIQLNQMNVPQQMGHQIQQAQIQILSQPQHMHQQISQPPQVQYSQPQIQHVQNQQYYQQNTTGTSGYSTQPLYQQNISQQVYHSYASSSSSGHVEILSSNQPTAQIYSHPSIPQNTAPPTSQPYMQPQPGQVQASVPTGLNLQSTSSATHMQNTITSTIPNMQSAPTLISNSGHQSQSQQNVLVQMKYSQSSSIPTSVPISSGISVPSTTVSQQQQHFISNTEQLCSNTERSSLSKQDTMDSVQSLPTDVPPTIQDQGNISNVSNISTSQVAMPNEGINQESAENVTLSERSRVKRSGTKRKKPGIKLTVLSVSSNEGQSMIVECQLDTSKQKTVTFKFDRDDMVPTDIANNLVAENLLPQSQCETFVELIEDIVKQLRLDPTRALPLVAHGPPDQSAGGSPVTSRRPRDRDHSLDTAKQVRHGSLTRQSSHRSSYKIHRRHRSRDETSNTSTPTKLLPIDQILSHITGSTSMDKQQNVQTPDSQMGPENTSAEASRRSSTSTQNTDTLTPTNLPSDPTDPTQETIVSATADTVLDAQSILKDETAKSTYIQSQITDSTVNQINEKSKESGVQDAMEQEKETNKETHFDATAAEVATLTAPPPARKISRFLVSPVVEQKIVTSEEGGSTSVENTDKSNVLTTQPSSLSQSNTIDEGQVKHDDLEVNVLEAQAIPEKSNIEIVTQNPQCIAEQVDTVQTIQQPVQQSITLQSTVQGQAILPISQMQQNVSAVQSSQQNVMVPGSAITHQSPQQVQVVSQNVAMPQKDPQTQVSSSGINISGQYQNQSMPCNILLQQQQIPIQQSIAQMHIQPEHQHQGQMQAQRPLQQFQHQQIPQQHQQYVILPRHIPQLQPATIIDERNRRISNISTTSNMSTDSQISEIANMTDDKKQTMIMPNLSMPQTQHVQFISQPDGSNITPLPQTVLEPIQQLQTAPQATVNVPANVSVPVSVPAHQTVTVEVAPKVTLKTKEVSSTLPDLAQNLANILSNPKSKSVTPHCLTTHEPSQAVNIPGTTILEYKPTLQSEQYFQPIQPEASQIQMQPQLQHNYQVNTTQQGIPQTFQFSQQPHQAQIPLQQTMQLNATHQIDPQLQMAQQNFQQSKWAASMNQNIIQQSASIRHIQQIQPQSQQTIPQHVIQEIQNVENCISSDQSQFHLKLPDQQLLGKVSETEAQEANSAGRTTSECPLLSENESSSHDVTPEHTFVESVDSVLFTQNQTLQQQQQQQQHQQQQQHRKLSQQNSLDKVSDTTTGTSVPGGTGPQTIADLHQKLVQLTSQPSEALNVGTPPISYPATPHNHQIIGGYDAYMHSLQQKLVNIGMPISTTHGIQGPLSPQTTIQSTTNLTDSNVPTSVESSVLTQESSIQQLTLSQTHVDCSLDSPTPTPGGAPVGSETMSPSKESIKVRTQRPGSRLQELEQELAKIHRGSIPATASPQPLTPPVSISSVPPSSVGSIQLQPSLQSTQSLLTTVPPVTAVPVATVTPSVFTSRSDTNTPVQIESQENVSEKVSTTQPVRKISRFVVSKVAGPPSNAATPIQQHTDMSKNQTEDSKVYHIDDTQGTPVQITHSREGSLPPTQITQPINAPVVEQIEKDERFWTLTPSEEYQLLIKKQTMELESLQRRHREELERFQQHQLQLLIQQQQQASALHQHHHQHHHQHHPVLYHTVTTSVPGQTRLPGTEDYLMFNTTPQTPLQKAPSNYPDTDETLRLAMQKLKQTPLQLQPQQAATGIPHAYVIPIPVVPSETMQNVSQQPTSYTSELTESLEPAHNPAIINSTQYQFTPILPDGTNIAVSSTGSLVTPIPISSSTGSGGYIQYHDNQTLSNFQTFSCTPHGGFFLPAGYRLIYAPSGGTSQSQPATPATPHIGNSHDGTPPAEPLHAANVDNSTAPPSHTDQ